The Atribacter laminatus genome contains the following window.
TTTAAAATGGGAATGTGATCAGGATGATAAACAATATTTCTTAAGAAAATTTCACCATAACTCAAAGGGTCTATCATACAATTTTGAGAGGATAACTATCATACAATTTTGAGAGGATAACGAGGCATCCCCGGATAAAATATGCTATGCTATTTGAGACGGGGGTGTGGCTGTTGGGGTTCGTTATCCAGGAAACTGGGTTCACTCGACTCTGAAATGCCGCCCTCGTTTTTTTATTGTCCCGTAACATCTGCTGGGATGGTGCCGGTCGTGTGACTGTGGCTCTGTTAATAGACGCGATGTGGGACAATAAAGAATACATCCTCAATATATCAAGCTTGGAGGCTCCGCTCATGAACGAACACCTTCTGGTTGGCATCGATGTTGGATGTCATTCACATCAGGTTGCCATTGCAGAATCAAATGGCACACATCTTTAAAGAATTTGGGATTTCTCATAATGCCAGTGGTTTTAACTCTCTTTTTTCTGAAATTAATCATTATGAATCAACTTTGAAATGTCCAGTCATAATCGGAATGGAAGGGTTTAATGGGTATGCTCGACCTCTTGATCAATTGATTCAACAGAAAGGCTATATCCTGTATAACATCAATAATTTAAAACTGGCTCGATTCAAAGAGCTGTTCTCTGGTCCTGCAAAAACTGATGTGATTGTGCCCAAAAAGATTGTCGAGTTCATGCGGATTGCTCCTTCTTTCCAAGGAGAGCGTTGAGCCATCACCGAAATCAAACCAGGAAACGGAGTGAATCAGACCCTCAAACGGCTCACTCGACGACGTCGACAGTTGGTGAATGAAAAGATCAGCATCCAGAATCGAATGCAAGGCTCTCCTTGCAATCAGTCGCTCCGGGGTTAGTTGATTTGGTGAAAAATGTTGATAGTCGCTGGTATCTCCATTTTCTCACCTGCCGTCCTTCACTCCGAAATCTCGCTACCATGCGGAAAGAGAGTCTCCTCAAGATTAAAGGAGTCGGGAAAAAGTATGCTGCAGTAATCGCTTCCTGGCAAAAAGAAGCTCATTTTTCTACTGATGTTGACTTGGTCAGTTCCATGATCATTGAGGATGCCAAACGCATACTAGCGCTTATGGAAGCCATTGCAACCATTGAAAACGAATTCGAGCCTCTCTGCGAACAATCAGATCTGGCTAGAACCATCGGAAGTATTCCTGGTTTTGGACCAATTTCTTCAGCTGAACTAGCTGGTGAAATTGACGATCTCAGTCGTTTTCCGCAAGATATGAGCTTAGCTTTGTACCTAGGAATGGCACCACTTGATAATAGTTCAGGGAAAAAAGAAGGCTGTAAAGTTGCCAAATCAGTGAATACTCGAACTAAAGCAGCAATGATGGTTGCGGTGGCTCATCATTCTTGGCAAGTCGAAGAATCAAAGCGATACTATGAGAAAAAACGATTAGAAGGGAAAAAGCATAATCAGGCTATCCGATCACTGGGGAGACATCTGGTGAGGGTTATTTGGTCACTCATAAAAGAAAAGCGCTTCTATGAAATCCGAGAAGAAAACGAGAGAAATATTTTAAAAATGGCTTGAAATTTGTAGTGGGATGTTCAGGTCTTGAATATTAAAGATATTTGGAAAATATAAGTCTAATTGATTTAAATAAATGATAATAAATGAGAAACAAAATGGGGAAATTGGATGTTTGAAAGAATAGAGATGCTCTTCTAGCAAAGGAAGATGAGATAAAAGCTTAAACTTGGAAAATTTGGAGTTGAGTCAATTGAATGATTAGTATTAATCTGAAAACGAATGTGTAAATCGATATAGGATTTTTTCGTCAGGACAATCCCTTGTGATGTTTTACATTATAAGCTTTCCATTGAAGAAGTGGCTGGGATCGTATGCGCTGTTGAAGAGATGAATCAGTGGTCAAAAGGGTAGGATCAACCTCTCCTCGATCCATTAGTAGATCCAAAAATGCCCGTTCGGAATCTGTGAAAGGTAAGACTACAGATAAACCCTCACGACATTCCCTTACAAGGCGTGCCCCGAATTCCTCCATAGAAATTTGCTCCTTTGTTTCACGGACATGTAAAGTGGGAATGAGTAATTTTGTTAATTCCACAGCATTGAAATCGACGTCTTTGATTGAAATGGTCCTCCAATCTTTGCGGTTCATCCCTCCGTAAACAACGAATGCTAGGCGAAGCGAGTCATGTTTCAGATTGTCCATATGAAGAATCCGATGACTATCGAACAAATCTCTT
Protein-coding sequences here:
- a CDS encoding transposase; this translates as MQSVAPGLVDLVKNVDSRWYLHFLTCRPSLRNLATMRKESLLKIKGVGKKYAAVIASWQKEAHFSTDVDLVSSMIIEDAKRILALMEAIATIENEFEPLCEQSDLARTIGSIPGFGPISSAELAGEIDDLSRFPQDMSLALYLGMAPLDNSSGKKEGCKVAKSVNTRTKAAMMVAVAHHSWQVEESKRYYEKKRLEGKKHNQAIRSLGRHLVRVIWSLIKEKRFYEIREENERNILKMA
- a CDS encoding IS110 family transposase — encoded protein: MAHIFKEFGISHNASGFNSLFSEINHYESTLKCPVIIGMEGFNGYARPLDQLIQQKGYILYNINNLKLARFKELFSGPAKTDVIVPKKIVEFMRIAPSFQGER